The following proteins come from a genomic window of Salvia hispanica cultivar TCC Black 2014 chromosome 4, UniMelb_Shisp_WGS_1.0, whole genome shotgun sequence:
- the LOC125223922 gene encoding B3 domain-containing protein Os03g0120900-like, which translates to MSFHPRPYSHSSYGEAEDPDDGRRSGGEGSSSGIAAAQVQREHMFDKVVTPSDVGKLNRLVIPKQHAEKYFPLDSAANEKGLLLNFEDRNGKPWRFRYSYWNSSQSYVMTKGWSRFVKDKKLDAGDIVSFQRGAGDLPKDRLFIDWRRRPDAPADLPHHFSFHHHHRWSPLFIPPPPPPPRVLHHHYHHPMAYGSVVNGSPCPPGSIVYLRGSGIAAAQGQREMVFESVPVVQGKAAAKRLRLFGVNMDCPISESDDHRQLLAAPPSPPPQDHDKGKGSISLELDI; encoded by the coding sequence atgTCTTTCCATCCTCGGCCTTACAGTCACAGCAGCTACGGAGAGGCGGAAGATCCAGACGACGGCAGGAGGAGCGGCGGCGAAGGCAGCAGCTCCGGCATAGCGGCGGCGCAGGTGCAGCGGGAGCACATGTTCGACAAGGTGGTGACGCCGAGCGACGTGGGGAAGCTGAACCGGCTGGTGATTCCGAAGCAGCACGCGGAGAAGTACTTCCCCCTGGACTCGGCCGCGAACGAGAAGGGTTTGCTCCTCAACTTCGAGGACCGCAACGGCAAGCCCTGGCGCTTCCGCTACTCCTACTGGAACAGCAGCCAGAGCTACGTCATGACCAAGGGCTGGTCCCGCTTCGTCAAGGACAAGAAGCTCGACGCCGGCGACATCGTCTCCTTCCAGCGCGGCGCCGGCGACCTCCCCAAGGACCGCCTCTTCATCGACTGGCGCCGCCGCCCCGACGCCCCCGCCGATCTCCCCCACCACTTCTCcttccaccaccaccaccgctgGAGCCCCCTATTCATCCCCCCTCCCCCGCCTCCGCCGCGAGTCCTccaccaccactaccaccaccccATGGCATACGGAAGCGTGGTGAACGGAAGCCCTTGCCCCCCGGGCTCGATAGTGTACTTGAGAGGAAGCGGCATCGCGGCGGCGCAGGGCCAAAGAGAGATGGTTTTCGAGTCGGTGCCGGTGGTCCAAGGAAAAGCAGCAGCCAAGCGACTCCGGCTGTTCGGCGTCAACATGGACTGTCCCATTTCCGAGTCAGACGACCACCGCCAGCTGTTGGCGGCGCCCCCCTCTCCCCCGCCGCAGGATCACGACAAAGGGAAGGGATCCATCTCTTTGGAATTGGATATTTAG